Sequence from the Nasonia vitripennis strain AsymCx chromosome 5, Nvit_psr_1.1, whole genome shotgun sequence genome:
CACTTCCGCGAAGATTAGCGCCAGCTGCGGCgagtctgctgctgctgctgaaggAGGCACCATCAGGAAGATGACGCAGCGGTCATGCGTTCACTATGGCTTTGATGTCTGAAGCACACTGGAGCCAAGCTATGCGGAGTCTCTGGCTGAGCTGTTTGCTCTGGGAGAGCCTCCTACCCAGTCTGGAGGCTCATCCTCTTGGGCCTACACTTCCACTGGGTGAGTTATCTTTATTGCAGTACTTTTCAAGCCGTGCATCTTAATGACTCAGTTGATTCGTGCAAAAAACTAGACTGTGCAAAAAACTTTCGTATACTCACTCCTATTGACAAAGAGCAGACTCTGAATTTTTTTACTCAGTGAGATACACCTATCTTCGAAGTACTTTTTTCATCACTGCGTTACGATGCAGTGATTAACATGAGGAAAGAGTTAAAAACTTTCTAGCTAGTGTAGTTTTTCACAGAAAGCAGAAGTTTCATAAGTTATTGGAGTTTAATTAATAGAGACTTGGAAACAGGCTTTACATAACCATCCACGTGTACTTTTTGCATGAAACAGAGTAACTAAAGCATTTTTCTTCCAGGTACCAATGAATCGCTGAGGCACTGGGAACTTCACTGGCTCAAATACACCATAGGTTTATTAGGAATCATGGTTACAGCATTCACATTAGTAGGCTGTTTGTGCTGTCGTAGGAATCGTCGGCCAAAGGGTTTTCAGGTAAAGTTATGTGTGAAAATATCACTTATCAACCACTGACACTTTACTCACGACTCATCAACTTTGCAACAAccttgtaaaataaataattcttagACCGGAAAGACATGCTTATTATTGTTGTAATAAATTAGGAAATTATAGCCATGCTAGGATTCATGTTTGGTGAGAAGttaatttcaaatattcatATTCATTTACTGGCAATGATGTGCAATTAACAGTAACTCTGTGCTTAAAAGATATCTAAATGCATAGCTTAGCCTCGCAAAATTATAGGTATTTATTAGAGCTACCAATCATCATATTTCAATTCACCTGCATCAAAGTTATATCAAAAACATCAATTTCAATACTCAACCAAATTAGAACATGAAGTGTCAAAAGTAAATAcgcacaatttttttttctacttatAGGACTCTGCCGGAAATATAAATAAGGTAAAATTAAATGTTGAAGCTAATACACTGTGTAAACTGTGATGTTCTAGCCTTAGCCTAAAAAAAACAACTGTATACTGCCTGTTAATAGTAGAACATTATTATCTTaattctgtatttttaaatctttaaaacttttgCTCTTACATGTCAATGTCTATCATAAAAAACCCTTTTGCAGGAATTCAAGGATGGCAGCTCTATTGAGAATGACGTCTCGGTGCCGCAGCTGCAAGGATTGGAGCTGCAGGTACCAGTCAGCATCAGTCTCAACGACCGCGTGCAGTTCGAGCCCCTGCCCGTCGAGCGCTTTGTTCCGGAAATCTGCGTATCCCCGAGGCCAAAGCCACCGCCACCCTCGCCATCACTGTTGGACGAGGAATCCGAGTCAGACAGATCGACCCTGCGAGACTCCTGTCATGAATGGTTCCAGAAGACAGATCTACACGTACCTCGTGAAAAACTCAAGTACCTGCGAGAGATGGGTCATGGATGGTTTGGGAAAGTTGTCGAGGGTTGTGCCGAATTGCAGGGCACTAATCTGGTACGCACAGctttcagatttttttataaataattatattttatagaatccataataatattttttcattttattcaggGAAAGACTAATGTAAAAAATGGCAACGTCGTCGTAAGGATACTGACCGAGGAGGCTACCGCTAAAGAGAAAGCCTGGTTCCTCGGCGAGGCGACGCCCTATTTTAAGCTCCGCCATCGTAACATCCTGTCGCTGTTCGGCTCATGTCTGGAAACTGATCCGTACCTGCTGCTCTTCGAGTCCTGCCCTTTGGGCGACTTAAAGGGTTTTCTGCGCTCCAATCGAGACGCTGAGTCGCGACAGGCTCTCGACAAGGAGAACATGCCCACGCGTATTGCCATCGAGGTCGGCGCTGGCCTACGACATATGCACGAACACGGGCTCGCCCACACGGATTTGTCGGCGAGGAACTGTCTTGTCGCTTCAGATTTGTCCATCAAGTTGGGCGATTATGGGACAGGCGTTGAAAAATATCCTGGAGACTATTATGTTCTAGGTAGctaatatagtatatttcgatagTAGTGCGAAAAAATGTATTCTTACACTCATGGGAAAGATGTCATCTGAGCTAAGCGACGGTGACAATAACGCGagtgtagaatcaactttcACACTCgtatcaaaaattatttttttaacgcaAAGGGTACAAAATGCGACAAATCGTATTTTCCGCACAGAGCgttcaaaatatattaagTATTTGGGATGTTGCAAATTTATTGTTACTCTAGCCAATCGATACAAGCTATGGTTTGTGCGTTAAATAGATTATCTAAAGTCATTTAAGTACTTTGCGAATACTGTTTTGCTAACAGGATTTGAAATCATTTCGTGGCACGATAACGACACTTCTATTCttcattaaataataaattacatTTTACACTTAAAATTCGATATTTCAAAGccttgaaattaaaatatgatttttggTGCCTAGGTGACAGAGCACTGCCGATTAGATGGTCGGCTCCAGAATCTGTGGAGTGTACGGAAACGACGATAGAAACCCGCGAAATAACTCCGCGTGCCAATTTGTGGAGTTACGCGGTTTTGTTGTGGGAAATAGCGATGTGGGGCGAACGACCATACAACGATTTAGAAGATGAAAAAGTCATAGAGATGTTATTATCCTCGAAGTCTGGACTAAAACCAGTTGGTTCACAATTGCTTTTGCAAAACAGTGACAACTGCGCTTCCAATTTGTTAGAAGCAATAAAAACTTGCCTTGTTCTTGAACCTGAGAAGAGATCACCTTTGGAACAGGTTATTATTCTCAACAATATTTGATAGATcgaaatattgaaatattgaaaaaatgtatcataattattttttttatttgacttCAGGTAAGACACGTACTTTTAAAAGACCAGCTAGAAGCTGAGACGTCGGATTTTGAGCAACGATGGGAAACCTTGCGACCAAACATCACTCAAAATCAACCAAGAAGTGCAAGCCTCCAAGATTTACGAGGCAGTCTTGACTCGGAGCAATGGCCCAGTCTTACTCAAACATCGTTCCGGCTTGGGCCCGAGGAGCCCGTAAAGAATGCACCTGGAGGTTTGGTACGAAGCCGATACCCGTTCCGCGACTCGGATTCAGAAACAGAAGAGGAGAGCTGGCGGGGCAGAGTCGAACGCGGTGCATATACTGAAAAAGTTaaacaaaaatctaaatcagTGGCAGATTTAATGGTACTAGTACACATAGAACCTGACTCTGACGCAGACTTGTCGCTGGGGCCCCAGGTAATAAAAATTGCTTATATCTGTATAAGATAAATAAACatgttttgaaattatttgcgtatatatacaaattACTTTATATACGATACGGAGACGATTTTCTTgatacgtattttatttttggacAGATGCCTATGGCAGAAAAATCTTTGTCAATGAAGAAAAGACTACCAGCGAGGGGTAGCGATAGCGATCTACCAAGTGCTATCTTTGACGATCAATTTGATCTCGCGCTAAGGAAGCTCAGAGATCCTCTTGTACCTGGAAACAGCTTGAGAGGGTCAAGAATAACGCAGAATACTAACTCTGCGGAGCGGCCCAAATTGCTGACTTTAACAATGGACCAAGGCCAAACGCCGATACTGAGACTGGCCTTTGAGTCTAAAGTGGAGAGTCTTAAAGAAGAGAGTCTCgtaaaaagtgaaataaaaactttaaataaagaacctagtaagtattattttattaaaaattaatttcagaCTATCTGAAGAAATTTCTAAATGACTCAAATTTGTTCTATAGATATCCAGTCCTCTGAGAATGAAGGAATGAAACTTTTGTCAAGGAACGATTTGAACCAATCCCCGATACGATACAATGAACAAGTCGCCGCATCGACGATCACATCGATTTCAAAAGATGTGACGGGATCTCAGACTGTTTTGGCTGTGAGCGAGGGAAGCAATATAGCGCCTTCTtgtttttctaataattttcaaGTAACTGACCTTGACAACGATGAGGAGGAAAAAGACGAAAAtgaaactttaaaaaataataatcacgcTGTTAAAGTAAAATTGATTGACGTGAATTCGTGGAACAATGCTCTTGATACCGCCCTGGAGCAGAAGTCAGcggattttaataattttacaacgCCCTCGCCGATACATAAGATTGAATCAACAAACGAAGAAGCCATCACGCCATCACCACAGTCGCGCGCAGAGTATTCGGCCGAAGATGCCGAAGACGAGTATTCAAACGCCGAGGATTTACCTGGATTGTCGAAACGACACTTGCCGATAGACGATGAGGAGGACAGGAAGCGAATGTCAACTCCTGACGATGAACGTAGCTCTGACTCTGGCTTCCGTGATAAAGAGTCTTGCGAAGAAGAGGAGAGTCCGTTAATTGGTCCGCTGCCAAATCTCGTTGCCTCGCAATCCAACACACCAAAGTCTACGACGACTCACGATAGTGCTGAGGAGGAACAGCTGCGTATACTCTTCGAGCTGGATACTATTCTGGATGCAGAGTGTTACGGCACGCTGAACGACTCCTTAGATCCCAGTGTTGATAAAGCGCTACTACTTCAGGTATGAACAAATCATAAGTGACCTTAATATCAAGTATTATAccataaaaatattactatAAAATTTGTCGTTCTAGGTATCCGAAGGCTCACCATCGAACACCATACAACGAGACACAGATCTCGAGGCTGAGACGTCTGAGACCGTACAGTCGTCGAGTGAGGCAACGGGCGAAACCGAGCGAGAAATAGTGCAGATTGACAAGTCTAGTAGCGACGAGGCGAATTTAAGCTGCAGCGCCGTTCTCGACTCTCAACCCATGGATTCCGAATGTGGTCCCGTAGATTCGACTCATCGGGCGGCTTTATTAAGCGAAGATTTAAACAGCAGCGCCTCACACCATGCTGCTGAGAGCAGTAGTTGGCCCTGTTTAGCTTCATTAGACAACAACGAGGACGAGGATAGCTCGACAATGTCGCTACGTAGCGACAACTCCTACGTGTCCTTCGGTATGGACGAGGAATTTGTCGCGGCGATTCGCAACGAACTACGGGAGAAACTTCCTCATGCGCAGATGTCAGTAGTCGAGGCTCAGGAACCCCACGATGAAGATGAGCCTTCACTCGTCAGCGATCTAGATAGCAAAAATTGGGATGACGAAGTTGAGGAAGAACTCGCAGAACGTAGTGGTGCAGTTGACATATCTATTAGGTATAACACGTATGGTACGCCTTTGAGTCCAATCCTGGAAGAACGCGAGAGTGCCGGCAACTCAGAGTCGTTCAACAATACGAGAGACGATTCACGAGATGCTTCAATAACGTCTAAGGGTGGTAGCAACTCCCTCTCCGAAGACGATGTTCTTCTCATAGACACGCAAACGAACCGGGCTACGCTTGTAGAGGGTGGCTCCACGCACTCGCAAGAATCGCAGGAGCTATCAAATCACGACTCGTCCGAAGATGACAACCGCAACATCACCAACATGTATCACCACCACAACAGACCCTTGTATCCACTAGACAAGAGGTTCGGCGGCATTTTGACGGGTGGCACTGGAGCTCCGCTTCCAAGTCCTGAGGACGAGGCCTGCAAGTGGCAACAGCAGATGTCTGCATTTCCGATGCTGCCACCTCAGCTCCAGGACAATCTCATGTCAACAAGCTTCGCAAGCGAACAAGATTGGGATAGCGATGAGGAGGACGACGGAGAGGGTCCCAGTGAGTCCATAGACAACGAAATTGGCGATGAAGATGataacgacgacgatgatgatgatgatgatgatgaaggCGAAGACGCTGTGATGGATGAggacgatgacgatgacgatgacgatgaaGAAAACAGTTCGAGCTCTGGAGAATTTGTTTGGCAGGTAATCCTTAATAACTTTATAtactaaaatttctaaaaaaaattgctttatGAATTAGTTTGTACTCGTATAAATAATCTAGaatatatacaaaccttccgTCAAACAACAAGTTTACTATATCCATTATTTTTGTGTAATTAccacaataaaaaatagtaaGTAGCTTCATGAAATCAAAGAATcactaaaaaattaattttccattTAAATTTCGCATCGTGTAGCAATACGGCGCGGGTACAGCGCATCTAGAGAGTCATGAGACTGAAAATTCAAAGAAAATCAGCGAGTTGGACGAAGCCGACGAGGCAGAAGAAGATACGGGTGAAGAATTCGAGACTGAAGACGAAGTCGAAGAAGAGTTTACACCGTCGGCCTGGGATGCAACTTTGGCACCCCATCGATCGGCCCTCAGATCACCTGAAAAGGCTCTGAAAACTGGGGTAAGTTCGgttatttgatttattttaccCATCCCGCTATCCCTATTAAAAttaatccccccccccccctattaaaataaattctaGTCTTTGATGAATGATCATTATTTcgtgtttgatttatacgctCTCTCGCTGCTAGGATGAAGTGGTAGGTGTGCTACTTTCCCAACTAGTCAATCCAAAGCAATTTAAGTGTTCAATCATTTgaattatgtattatttgCATGCACATCTAATTTATCTTATTGTTGTTTTATCCACTTCTCCACTTGCAAACATAGTTTTAAATGATTCATAGCaagtagaaaatttaaatgctaaaaatagataaaagatattgcaaaaatgcaatgtaAAAGCATACGATTTGTACAGGATCAAAAGAAGAGCGTGTGGTTTAAAAAGCAACGTTACCATTGTGTTTACGAGTATCCAAAAGAGACGCCGCCTATCGAAAGTCAAAGTCCCGTGACATCCGCTTGGGAGCCGACTTCGTATACAGGTTTGCAGGATATTTTCATCAGTAAcgttttgctttattttttgtgtttttacCATAGAGACTTACTTTGTCGAAATTGAACGTACATTTAAACGATTTAAATGAAGCTAtctctctaaaaaaatatcgctaCCAATaggtataattttattaatttaatttttttacatagaCTGGGAAGAAATGATCGATAACATCGATAGATTGAATTTCCAACCAATGGATTATTTTGAGACTAATAATGCCAGTAAgtcttgaaaataattataacatCGTTAGTAAATTCtcatggaaaaaatattttagatacCTAGGTTTGACTAGAGATATATATCTAGTCTCTATATAGCGATGctaaaaaatgcttataaacATAATGATTTTGGCAATTAACAGTAACTGTACTACTTAAGTATTTCGTGAAATCGACTACatgcatttattattttttatttctttttagttttaactatgatttccatAAGAGTTATAAAAAAGCTGCCTTATTAACTTCTAACAGTTTTTTTATCTACCATTTATTGCGGCAGTAGATCATGATACGTGACTGTTTCTAAATAACAGTTTATGTCATTTTCAGAAGGAGATGAGGAGTTCTTTGTGAGCAGTTCGAACCGTCCGTTCCAGTTTCAGTCGGGAGATGGAAAATGCGTTAGTCAATTCTTTCCCGGCGCTAGCGGCAGTGGCGCTGCATCAACGTCCCAAGAAAGTCCGAGCCAGGAATTCCAGAGCCAGCAAACCGAAGAAGCAGTCTCTGGACAGCAGCAATCTTTCAGCGATCGCCAGCAGTTGGGCGAATTGAGGCACACACGCGATCGACTAAAATTGAACCTAGTAAATCCGTCGTCTTCGTCGAATGGCAACAACAGGGTCGTGCAAATGTGCAATCCGGTGAAGCAGGGTATTAAAGtgagcgacgacgacgatgacgacgacgacaacgaggaGGAAGATAATATCGACAAAACGAGGTTAAGCGATGAGAGGCTGCACCAGGACGAATCTAAATCGGATGAGATATCTGAAAAAGAATTGAACCCTCAATCTGATTCTTACGTCAAAGATGCCAAGGTAGAGACAGTTCCTATTCAGGAATCGCCCGTTGTTCAGCAGTCTTTAACTCCCGTGAAATCGTCGCCGTCCGCTGACGAGCAAAGCAGTAGCGATAATCTTGAGTCGAAGAGCAATCGCGATGATCTCGATGTCGATTAATGTAGACTATTGTTTGTGATTGGCGCGCGGGAAGGAGAAACTTGTAATTTTTGTCGGTAACAGTGATTTGGAAACGTGAGCATCAATCGGAGTGATTTTCTAATACATAGCTTTGAGCTAATTTTCTATGTACTTCCAATAATAGTGTACTAGAAAGTGTGACGTGTGTTGTGAAATTCataatttatacaaagtttttgttgttttttagttgtAATTTGTGGTTCAAATGATTGTagaattttcattattattttttttttcacgattttttgTTCAACAGAACTATTTACTATCTAATAAGCAACTTAGTTAAATAAGTTTGCAATgtatagaaaatgtatatttttatttgacgCTGGATCAATTAGCTGGAATATCTTTATTGAATgattgtttaaatttaaaatctttgtatttttatacttttgatGCAAAAAGAAATCAAACAGCAATTAATTACAATCTTTTTTTCCAAGAAGGAAAGAGTTTTAAAAATGACTGTAATGCTTCAATGCCTCACGTTTTCAATGTACGGTGAaaattacagtatttttctTGCATAGGGAAAAATATTAGAGTAAATAAGGTGTTGTccatgttataaaaaaaacaatctgATTGGCCAAAGTCCGTCCGAAAGAATCTCTGCAGGTTTCTTTTGTATGTACATAGTGGAGTGCGATTCGATAGAAACAGCCAAATTGGCTAGGTCCACGTGGTGATAAAGTCAAACTTAGGATCATGTCGCACTGAATTAATTCGAATATAGAATTGTACATATAGTATGTTTACGTTTACCACACTCACGGTTCATTATTTGCACTGAAGGAAAGGTAGTGCCTGAATCATCGAAAATCGTCCTTTTCATTGATATTCGCCCGTTGTTATATTGTTCGCGCTTGTCGAGCAAACTTTATACTTCATCAGTAGGTTTTTGTTAACTTTTATGGATTTAATAATCGTGTTTTACATCTTAAAATAGCTCTCTACTGTACGAGTATTATAAGGAAACGCAAGGAGAGGACATACTGTACAGCCTAATGCGTCCCTTCTTGCGTGGCGCCTTTTTCCGTACACTGATAAAAATCTTGTTCATAGCAAACGCTCGAATTAGTTTTTATTAAACTGTGCATGGCACATCAAACTCtcatttttaaatagtttatatattatatatttataaagacGGAAGATGGGTCCACCGATTTCGTAGTTTCGCAATATTTGCGAAAGgcaatttttaaatgattaaCTTTATCTATTGTAATATGCAATTACATTCGTATCATGGGCCTAGgtagaaaacaaaaaagctaataatctttttttaaaaaaaaagaactacGAATTGTAACGAATACATCGTCATCGATATTTCAAAGATTATGAAAGTTACCgtattaatgatttttcttaAACGATATCTTCTACAATACTACAATCTACTCTAGCACTCACTGCAATCATTATTCATCGTCATTACAATCTATAGTATACTATTTGAATAGAGGACAattaatatattgttatatataaaactttgctatttttctattttttaaccTTTCCCCGTTTACTTCCTTTACATTCTTGTATTTGGTAATTAATATTGAATTTTCGAAAGATGTTACTAAACAAAAATGTACCTTCTCGAGTATTGAAAATTAGGATATGAAgaagtataaatatttattaaattacattAACAACAATACATAAATCAGTCGGATGTATTACGAATTTAGATTTGTTAAAAGTATAGGAAACCATACATAGTTGTATACACATATGCAACGCTGattatatataaaagtatatcattttATTCATTGACCACAATCGACGtgaaaaaaatatcagaattgattttgttattttttagttataatttttgtctaaaaatgttttataccatgtacgtatgtataaaatttatcccttaaaattttgtgtaaaaagtaaaaatcttGCCTATTAAAGTACTTTATCATATATCTATATTAGTGAGTTAGTCacgaataataaaaacatttaaagGATATAAAAATCAAAGACGATAAATAACAATTAATCACATGAACTTAACAAAGTTAATAAGTGcgcgtattacaaaaaaatcttTACTATCACATTTTCTTTGCGAttaaaatcaaacaaaaaatatacagcTTTTACTTAAacgtacatatacatatatctaatATAGACTAAAAGTAAAATGACTTTGGAATGCATCATTAAATGTCTGGAACAAAGCTCACTTAGGGTCAGATTAGCGACCATTTCACGCATGAAAGTACTGAGGATGATATTTCATGCCTTGGGAGATTAGTTACTCGCTCCTTGATCCTTTGCTATACCAGTAAAGTGA
This genomic interval carries:
- the LOC100679044 gene encoding putative leucine-rich repeat-containing protein DDB_G0290503 isoform X1; protein product: MALMSEAHWSQAMRSLWLSCLLWESLLPSLEAHPLGPTLPLGTNESLRHWELHWLKYTIGLLGIMVTAFTLVGCLCCRRNRRPKGFQDSAGNINKEFKDGSSIENDVSVPQLQGLELQVPVSISLNDRVQFEPLPVERFVPEICVSPRPKPPPPSPSLLDEESESDRSTLRDSCHEWFQKTDLHVPREKLKYLREMGHGWFGKVVEGCAELQGTNLGKTNVKNGNVVVRILTEEATAKEKAWFLGEATPYFKLRHRNILSLFGSCLETDPYLLLFESCPLGDLKGFLRSNRDAESRQALDKENMPTRIAIEVGAGLRHMHEHGLAHTDLSARNCLVASDLSIKLGDYGTGVEKYPGDYYVLGDRALPIRWSAPESVECTETTIETREITPRANLWSYAVLLWEIAMWGERPYNDLEDEKVIEMLLSSKSGLKPVGSQLLLQNSDNCASNLLEAIKTCLVLEPEKRSPLEQVRHVLLKDQLEAETSDFEQRWETLRPNITQNQPRSASLQDLRGSLDSEQWPSLTQTSFRLGPEEPVKNAPGGLVRSRYPFRDSDSETEEESWRGRVERGAYTEKVKQKSKSVADLMVLVHIEPDSDADLSLGPQMPMAEKSLSMKKRLPARGSDSDLPSAIFDDQFDLALRKLRDPLVPGNSLRGSRITQNTNSAERPKLLTLTMDQGQTPILRLAFESKVESLKEESLVKSEIKTLNKEPNIQSSENEGMKLLSRNDLNQSPIRYNEQVAASTITSISKDVTGSQTVLAVSEGSNIAPSCFSNNFQVTDLDNDEEEKDENETLKNNNHAVKVKLIDVNSWNNALDTALEQKSADFNNFTTPSPIHKIESTNEEAITPSPQSRAEYSAEDAEDEYSNAEDLPGLSKRHLPIDDEEDRKRMSTPDDERSSDSGFRDKESCEEEESPLIGPLPNLVASQSNTPKSTTTHDSAEEEQLRILFELDTILDAECYGTLNDSLDPSVDKALLLQVSEGSPSNTIQRDTDLEAETSETVQSSSEATGETEREIVQIDKSSSDEANLSCSAVLDSQPMDSECGPVDSTHRAALLSEDLNSSASHHAAESSSWPCLASLDNNEDEDSSTMSLRSDNSYVSFGMDEEFVAAIRNELREKLPHAQMSVVEAQEPHDEDEPSLVSDLDSKNWDDEVEEELAERSGAVDISIRYNTYGTPLSPILEERESAGNSESFNNTRDDSRDASITSKGGSNSLSEDDVLLIDTQTNRATLVEGGSTHSQESQELSNHDSSEDDNRNITNMYHHHNRPLYPLDKRFGGILTGGTGAPLPSPEDEACKWQQQMSAFPMLPPQLQDNLMSTSFASEQDWDSDEEDDGEGPSESIDNEIGDEDDNDDDDDDDDDEGEDAVMDEDDDDDDDDEENSSSSGEFVWQQYGAGTAHLESHETENSKKISELDEADEAEEDTGEEFETEDEVEEEFTPSAWDATLAPHRSALRSPEKALKTGDEVDQKKSVWFKKQRYHCVYEYPKETPPIESQSPVTSAWEPTSYTDWEEMIDNIDRLNFQPMDYFETNNAKGDEEFFVSSSNRPFQFQSGDGKCVSQFFPGASGSGAASTSQESPSQEFQSQQTEEAVSGQQQSFSDRQQLGELRHTRDRLKLNLVNPSSSSNGNNRVVQMCNPVKQGIKVSDDDDDDDDNEEEDNIDKTRLSDERLHQDESKSDEISEKELNPQSDSYVKDAKVETVPIQESPVVQQSLTPVKSSPSADEQSSSDNLESKSNRDDLDVD
- the LOC100679044 gene encoding uncharacterized protein LOC100679044 isoform X4, whose protein sequence is MALMSEAHWSQAMRSLWLSCLLWESLLPSLEAHPLGPTLPLGTNESLRHWELHWLKYTIGLLGIMVTAFTLVGCLCCRRNRRPKGFQDSAGNINKEFKDGSSIENDVSVPQLQGLELQVPVSISLNDRVQFEPLPVERFVPEICVSPRPKPPPPSPSLLDEESESDRSTLRDSCHEWFQKTDLHVPREKLKYLREMGHGWFGKVVEGCAELQGTNLGKTNVKNGNVVVRILTEEATAKEKAWFLGEATPYFKLRHRNILSLFGSCLETDPYLLLFESCPLGDLKGFLRSNRDAESRQALDKENMPTRIAIEVGAGLRHMHEHGLAHTDLSARNCLVASDLSIKLGDYGTGVEKYPGDYYVLGDRALPIRWSAPESVECTETTIETREITPRANLWSYAVLLWEIAMWGERPYNDLEDEKVIEMLLSSKSGLKPVGSQLLLQNSDNCASNLLEAIKTCLVLEPEKRSPLEQVRHVLLKDQLEAETSDFEQRWETLRPNITQNQPRSASLQDLRGSLDSEQWPSLTQTSFRLGPEEPVKNAPGGLVRSRYPFRDSDSETEEESWRGRVERGAYTEKVKQKSKSVADLMVLVHIEPDSDADLSLGPQMPMAEKSLSMKKRLPARGSDSDLPSAIFDDQFDLALRKLRDPLVPGNSLRGSRITQNTNSAERPKLLTLTMDQGQTPILRLAFESKVESLKEESLVKSEIKTLNKEPNIQSSENEGMKLLSRNDLNQSPIRYNEQVAASTITSISKDVTGSQTVLAVSEGSNIAPSCFSNNFQVTDLDNDEEEKDENETLKNNNHAVKVKLIDVNSWNNALDTALEQKSADFNNFTTPSPIHKIESTNEEAITPSPQSRAEYSAEDAEDEYSNAEDLPGLSKRHLPIDDEEDRKRMSTPDDERSSDSGFRDKESCEEEESPLIGPLPNLVASQSNTPKSTTTHDSAEEEQLRILFELDTILDAECYGTLNDSLDPSVDKALLLQVSEGSPSNTIQRDTDLEAETSETVQSSSEATGETEREIVQIDKSSSDEANLSCSAVLDSQPMDSECGPVDSTHRAALLSEDLNSSASHHAAESSSWPCLASLDNNEDEDSSTMSLRSDNSYVSFGMDEEFVAAIRNELREKLPHAQMSVVEAQEPHDEDEPSLVSDLDSKNWDDEVEEELAERSGAVDISIRYNTYGTPLSPILEERESAGNSESFNNTRDDSRDASITSKGGSNSLSEDDVLLIDTQTNRATLVEGGSTHSQESQELSNHDSSEDDNRNITNMYHHHNRPLYPLDKRFGGILTGGTGAPLPSPEDEACKWQQQMSAFPMLPPQLQDNLMSTSFASEQDWDSDEEDDGEGPSESIDNEIGDEDDNDDDDDDDDDEGEDAVMDEDDDDDDDDEENSSSSGEFVWQQYGAGTAHLESHETENSKKISELDEADEAEEDTGEEFETEDEVEEEFTPSAWDATLAPHRSALRSPEKALKTGDEVDQKKSVWFKKQRYHCVYEYPKETPPIESQSPVTSAWEPTSYTEGDEEFFVSSSNRPFQFQSGDGKCVSQFFPGASGSGAASTSQESPSQEFQSQQTEEAVSGQQQSFSDRQQLGELRHTRDRLKLNLVNPSSSSNGNNRVVQMCNPVKQGIKVSDDDDDDDDNEEEDNIDKTRLSDERLHQDESKSDEISEKELNPQSDSYVKDAKVETVPIQESPVVQQSLTPVKSSPSADEQSSSDNLESKSNRDDLDVD